A region from the Nesterenkonia lacusekhoensis genome encodes:
- a CDS encoding bifunctional 2-methylcitrate synthase/citrate synthase: MSEETIYKGLAGVVADHTAVSKVNPETNSLLYRGYPVQQLAAELSFEEVALLLWTGELPSAEEREEFIAFERRHRALDPRVKSAIDLLPTDCHPMDVGRTAVSVLGANHPQAGDSSPEAELRKAKELFAAFPAVVAYDQRRRRGLDVVPPRDDLDYSQNFLWMTFGEEAADEVVDAFRVSMVLYAEHSFNASTFTARVVTSTLSDLHSAVTAAIGALKGPLHGGANEAVMHTFEEIGIDPEETRDQAAARAKAWMEEALGQGRKVMGFGHRVYKHGDSRVPTMKSALDAMVEHYGRHELMGLYDGLEAAMDEAKGILPNLDYPAGPTYHLMGFDTEMFTPLFIASRITGWAAHIREQRADNSLIRPLSAYSGPAERSL, from the coding sequence ATGAGCGAAGAGACGATCTATAAGGGCCTGGCAGGAGTGGTCGCCGACCACACCGCCGTGTCCAAGGTGAACCCGGAGACCAACTCGCTGCTCTACCGGGGCTACCCGGTGCAGCAGCTGGCTGCAGAGCTGAGCTTCGAGGAGGTCGCCCTGCTGCTGTGGACCGGTGAGCTGCCCTCTGCCGAGGAGCGTGAGGAGTTCATCGCCTTCGAACGCAGACACCGGGCGCTGGATCCGCGGGTGAAGTCGGCCATCGACCTGCTGCCCACAGACTGTCATCCCATGGATGTGGGACGCACGGCGGTCTCAGTCCTGGGGGCGAACCATCCGCAGGCCGGGGACTCCTCCCCCGAGGCCGAACTGAGGAAGGCCAAGGAGCTCTTTGCCGCCTTCCCTGCTGTGGTCGCCTACGATCAGCGGCGCCGGCGCGGGCTCGACGTGGTGCCCCCGCGTGATGACCTGGACTATTCGCAGAACTTCCTGTGGATGACCTTCGGCGAGGAGGCGGCTGACGAAGTGGTGGACGCCTTCCGCGTCTCGATGGTCCTCTACGCCGAGCACTCGTTCAACGCCTCCACCTTCACCGCACGCGTGGTGACCTCCACGCTCTCCGACCTGCACTCAGCGGTCACCGCAGCCATCGGTGCGCTCAAGGGACCGCTGCACGGAGGCGCCAATGAGGCGGTGATGCACACCTTCGAAGAGATCGGGATCGATCCGGAGGAGACGCGTGACCAGGCGGCCGCCCGCGCCAAGGCCTGGATGGAGGAGGCTCTGGGCCAGGGCCGCAAGGTCATGGGCTTCGGCCACAGGGTCTATAAGCACGGGGACTCCCGTGTCCCGACGATGAAGTCAGCCTTGGACGCCATGGTGGAGCACTACGGACGCCACGAGCTCATGGGCCTCTACGACGGCCTGGAGGCAGCCATGGACGAGGCCAAGGGCATCCTGCCGAACCTTGACTACCCCGCCGGCCCGACGTATCACCTGATGGGCTTCGACACCGAGATGTTCACGCCTCTGTTCATCGCCTCGCGGATCACCGGATGGGCAGCCCATATCCGTGAACAGCGTGCGGACAACTCGCTGATCCGTCCGCTGAGCGCCTATTCCGGCCCCGCGGAACGCTCCCTCTAG
- a CDS encoding ParA family protein — MLRDTLVRLRTAEEGRKTLTSEQPRELFTIHGDAIIGPTGRPKHEFPVPKALDGHGPARTIAMVNQKGGVGKTTSAINLGAALAEYGRRVLMVDFDPQAALSAGLGTSPHDLETTVYNVMMEREVQARDAIVSTHVEGVDLLPANIDLSAAEVQLVNEVAREQVLDRALRQVRDDYDVIIIDCQPSLGLLTVNALTAAHGVVIPLVAEFFALRAVALLVDTIEKVQDRLNPDLEVDGVVVTMVDLRTLHSKEVISRIVEAFGEKVFETVIKRTVKFPDATVAAEPITSYAQKHEGAKAYRQLARELVARGGAP, encoded by the coding sequence ATGCTGCGCGATACTCTGGTCAGGTTGCGGACCGCAGAGGAAGGCAGGAAGACGTTGACCAGCGAGCAGCCGAGAGAGCTCTTCACCATCCACGGTGATGCGATCATCGGCCCCACCGGCCGCCCCAAGCATGAGTTCCCGGTGCCCAAGGCCCTGGACGGCCACGGCCCGGCACGGACCATCGCGATGGTCAATCAGAAGGGCGGTGTGGGCAAGACCACCTCGGCCATCAACCTCGGCGCCGCCCTGGCCGAATACGGCCGGCGTGTGCTCATGGTGGACTTCGACCCTCAGGCCGCACTCTCGGCAGGACTGGGCACCAGCCCGCATGATCTGGAGACCACCGTCTACAACGTGATGATGGAGCGAGAGGTCCAGGCCCGCGACGCCATCGTCTCCACCCACGTGGAGGGCGTGGACCTGCTGCCGGCCAACATCGACCTCTCTGCGGCCGAGGTGCAGCTGGTCAACGAGGTGGCCCGCGAGCAGGTCCTCGACCGCGCCCTGCGCCAGGTCCGGGACGACTACGACGTCATCATCATCGACTGCCAGCCCTCGTTGGGCCTGCTGACCGTCAACGCGCTGACTGCTGCCCACGGCGTGGTGATCCCGCTGGTCGCGGAGTTCTTCGCCCTGCGTGCTGTGGCGCTGCTGGTCGACACCATCGAGAAGGTCCAGGACCGGCTGAACCCGGACCTGGAGGTCGACGGCGTGGTGGTCACCATGGTCGACCTGCGCACTCTGCACAGCAAGGAAGTCATCTCCCGGATCGTGGAGGCCTTCGGCGAGAAGGTCTTCGAGACGGTCATCAAGCGCACCGTGAAGTTCCCCGACGCCACGGTGGCCGCTGAGCCCATCACCTCCTATGCGCAGAAGCATGAGGGCGCCAAGGCCTACCGTCAGCTGGCCCGTGAGCTGGTGGCCCGGGGTGGGGCGCCATAG
- a CDS encoding MmgE/PrpD family protein — translation MIDHTVRVYRSEENLPREDQLAWKIAQTAVDPVSTDPEVTDMVINRIIDNASVAVASLNRAPIVAARAQALDHPVSAHGAGAAIVGVDAVSSPEWAAWANGVAVRELDYHDTFLAADYSHPGDNIPPILAVAQHAGRSGADLIRGIVTGYEIQVNLVKAICLHRHKIDHVAHLGPSAAAGLGTLLGLETETVFQAVGQALHTTTATRQSRKGEISTWKAHAPAFAGKMAVEAVDRSMRGQTSPVPIYEGEDGVIAWMLDGPDAEYTVSLPAVGEAKRAILDTYTKEHSAEYQAQAWIDLARKLHHEHPEVTDPANVESVLIRTSHHTHYVIGSGANDPQKYDPTASRETLDHSIPYIFTVALQDGSWHHVDSYAPERAGREDTVALWHKVTTQEDPEWTRRYHTPDISEKAFGGSVEVRLTDGRTITDEIAVADAHPLGARPFAREQYIAKFRALAEPVVSGEEIERFLDVVQRVESLEAGELGQLNIRAADGVIDPSTAPTGLF, via the coding sequence ATGATCGACCACACTGTCCGCGTCTACCGCAGCGAAGAGAACCTTCCGCGCGAGGATCAGCTCGCCTGGAAGATCGCTCAGACCGCGGTGGACCCTGTGAGCACCGACCCGGAGGTCACCGACATGGTGATCAACCGGATCATCGACAACGCCTCTGTGGCCGTGGCCTCCCTGAACCGGGCGCCCATCGTGGCCGCCCGTGCCCAGGCTCTGGACCACCCGGTCTCCGCCCACGGGGCCGGCGCTGCGATCGTCGGCGTGGACGCTGTCTCCTCCCCCGAATGGGCGGCGTGGGCCAACGGCGTGGCGGTGCGTGAGCTGGACTATCACGACACCTTCCTGGCCGCCGACTACTCCCACCCCGGAGACAACATCCCGCCGATCCTCGCCGTGGCCCAGCACGCCGGCCGCTCCGGAGCGGACCTGATCCGCGGCATCGTCACCGGCTATGAGATCCAGGTGAACCTGGTCAAGGCCATCTGCCTGCACCGTCACAAGATCGATCACGTGGCCCATCTGGGGCCCTCCGCCGCGGCAGGTCTGGGAACGCTGCTGGGGCTGGAGACCGAGACGGTCTTCCAGGCCGTGGGCCAGGCCCTGCACACCACCACTGCCACGCGCCAGTCCCGCAAGGGCGAGATCTCCACGTGGAAGGCCCACGCTCCGGCCTTCGCCGGGAAGATGGCGGTGGAGGCGGTGGACCGCTCCATGCGCGGGCAGACCTCTCCAGTGCCGATCTATGAGGGCGAGGACGGGGTCATCGCGTGGATGCTGGACGGCCCCGACGCCGAGTACACCGTGTCCCTGCCGGCAGTCGGCGAGGCCAAACGCGCCATCCTGGACACCTACACCAAGGAGCACTCGGCGGAGTATCAGGCCCAGGCCTGGATCGATCTGGCGCGGAAGCTGCACCATGAGCACCCCGAGGTCACCGATCCGGCCAATGTGGAGTCGGTGCTGATCCGCACCAGCCACCACACCCACTACGTGATCGGCTCCGGGGCGAACGATCCGCAGAAGTACGACCCCACCGCCTCCCGCGAGACCCTCGACCACTCCATCCCCTACATCTTCACCGTCGCGCTGCAGGACGGCTCCTGGCATCACGTGGACTCCTATGCTCCGGAGCGGGCCGGGCGCGAGGACACGGTGGCCCTCTGGCACAAGGTGACCACGCAGGAGGACCCGGAGTGGACGCGGCGGTACCACACCCCGGACATCTCGGAGAAGGCCTTCGGCGGCTCCGTGGAGGTCAGGCTGACCGACGGCCGCACGATCACCGACGAGATCGCAGTGGCCGACGCCCACCCGCTGGGTGCCCGCCCCTTCGCCCGCGAGCAGTACATCGCAAAGTTCCGCGCCCTGGCCGAACCGGTGGTCTCCGGGGAGGAGATCGAACGCTTCCTCGACGTCGTCCAGCGTGTGGAGTCCCTGGAGGCCGGCGAGCTGGGCCAACTGAACATCCGCGCCGCCGACGGTGTGATCGACCCGTCCACGGCACCGACCGGACTGTTCTGA
- a CDS encoding AMP-binding protein, translating to MAVEDPAETRPAAGSYAELYARSVEDPEQFWLEAAHAVDWDITPQRALDESRAPLYRWFPDGRLNLCHNALDRHVAAGRGDQTALIYDSAVAGGGAGQGSSTQESFTYRRLRDEVARTAGMLSALGVKAGDRVILYLPMIPQAPIAMLACARLGAVHSVVFGGFAAAELASRIDDAAPDVVLTASGGIEPSRRVEYLPTVAEAVRLAEHHVSHVVVSHREGFAHSRAEAAAGSAAQWHDWEAALADAEPAAPVSVAATDPLYVLYTSGTTGRPKGVVRDQGGTAVALSWSLPAIFDVGPGDTILTASDVGWVVGHSYIVYAPLLAGATTVLYEGKPVGTPDAGAFWRLVQDHRITTLFTAPTALRAIRKADPQAERVGDYDLSSLRYLFAAGERLDPETQRWIGEALKVPVIDNWWQTETGWPIAANPAGVELLPIREGSATLPAAGYRVEVLDPFGEPLPAGQEGNLVIRLPMPPGTLTTLWGDDQRYIDSYLTAFPGCYTTGDSGYIDQDGYVFVMGRTDDVINVAGHRLSTGEIEAAVAAHPAVAECAVIGLADELKGQRPSGYVVLKAGAQIGEEQLREELTAQVRSTIGPVADFKDVAVVGALPKTRSGKILRKTMRQIADGEDYRVPSTIEDPRVIEELMPVLRRAAG from the coding sequence ATGGCAGTCGAAGACCCAGCAGAGACCCGCCCAGCAGCCGGCAGCTACGCCGAGCTCTACGCCCGCTCCGTGGAGGACCCTGAGCAGTTCTGGCTGGAGGCGGCCCACGCTGTGGACTGGGACATCACCCCGCAGCGGGCCCTCGACGAGTCCCGGGCCCCGCTCTACCGGTGGTTCCCCGACGGACGGCTCAACCTCTGCCACAACGCGCTGGACCGGCACGTGGCCGCCGGACGCGGCGACCAGACCGCACTCATCTATGACTCGGCAGTGGCCGGAGGGGGCGCCGGTCAGGGCTCGTCGACGCAGGAGAGCTTCACCTATCGCCGGCTGCGCGACGAGGTCGCCCGTACCGCCGGAATGCTGAGCGCTCTCGGGGTGAAAGCCGGCGACCGGGTCATCCTCTACCTGCCGATGATTCCGCAGGCACCCATCGCCATGCTCGCCTGCGCGCGGCTGGGCGCGGTGCACTCCGTGGTCTTCGGCGGGTTCGCCGCCGCTGAGCTGGCTTCCAGGATCGACGACGCCGCCCCGGACGTGGTGCTCACCGCCTCCGGCGGCATCGAGCCCAGCCGTCGCGTGGAGTATCTGCCCACTGTGGCCGAGGCGGTCCGCCTGGCCGAGCACCACGTCTCCCATGTGGTGGTCAGCCATCGTGAGGGCTTCGCGCACAGCAGGGCCGAGGCCGCCGCAGGATCTGCCGCCCAGTGGCACGACTGGGAGGCTGCGCTCGCCGACGCCGAGCCCGCGGCCCCGGTGAGCGTGGCGGCCACCGACCCGCTCTACGTGCTCTACACCTCCGGGACCACCGGTCGGCCGAAAGGCGTGGTCAGAGATCAGGGCGGCACGGCGGTGGCGCTGAGCTGGTCCCTGCCGGCGATCTTCGACGTCGGCCCGGGTGACACCATCCTCACCGCCTCGGATGTGGGATGGGTGGTCGGCCACTCCTACATCGTCTACGCCCCGCTGCTGGCCGGAGCCACGACGGTGCTCTACGAGGGGAAGCCGGTGGGCACCCCCGACGCCGGTGCCTTCTGGCGGTTGGTCCAGGACCACCGCATCACCACGCTGTTCACCGCACCGACTGCTCTGCGGGCCATCCGAAAGGCGGACCCGCAGGCCGAACGGGTGGGGGACTACGACCTGAGCTCGCTGCGGTATCTCTTCGCGGCCGGGGAGCGGCTGGACCCGGAGACCCAACGATGGATCGGCGAGGCGCTGAAGGTCCCGGTGATCGACAATTGGTGGCAGACCGAGACCGGCTGGCCCATCGCAGCGAACCCGGCCGGCGTCGAGCTGCTTCCCATCAGAGAAGGATCGGCCACCCTGCCCGCGGCCGGATACCGGGTCGAGGTGCTCGACCCCTTCGGCGAACCCCTTCCGGCGGGTCAGGAGGGCAACCTCGTCATCCGTCTGCCCATGCCGCCGGGGACCCTGACCACGCTCTGGGGCGATGACCAGCGCTATATCGACTCCTATCTGACCGCGTTCCCTGGCTGCTACACCACCGGGGACTCCGGGTATATCGACCAGGACGGCTATGTCTTCGTCATGGGTCGGACCGACGACGTCATCAACGTGGCCGGCCACCGCCTCTCCACCGGGGAGATCGAGGCCGCTGTGGCCGCACATCCGGCCGTGGCCGAGTGCGCGGTGATCGGTCTGGCCGATGAGCTCAAGGGGCAGCGGCCTTCCGGCTACGTGGTGCTCAAGGCCGGCGCGCAGATCGGGGAGGAGCAGCTGCGTGAGGAGCTGACCGCCCAGGTGCGCAGCACGATCGGCCCGGTGGCCGACTTCAAAGATGTGGCCGTGGTCGGTGCTCTGCCCAAGACGCGCTCCGGCAAGATCCTGCGCAAGACGATGCGCCAGATCGCCGACGGGGAGGACTATCGCGTCCCCTCGACCATCGAGGATCCCAGGGTCATCGAGGAGCTGATGCCGGTGCTTCGGCGTGCTGCCGGGTGA
- a CDS encoding CTP synthase — translation MIGWNPVAQRNNSRNQNSLPTTRQIFVTGGVVSSLGKGLTASSLGHLLRARGLSVVMQKLDPYLNVDPGTMNPFQHGEVFVTEDGAETDLDIGHYERFLDENLDGLNNVTTGQVYSSVIEKERRGDYLGDTVQVIPHITDEIKRRMRLPADEAGEDNAPDIIITEIGGTVGDIESQPFLEAARQVRQDIGRENVFFLHVSLVPFIGPSQELKTKPTQHSVAALRSIGIQPDGIVLRSGHELPQEIRGKISRMCDVAEDAVINCPDAPSIYDIPRILHKQAIDAYVVQSLDLKFQDVNWETWNKLLNTVHHPDHEVEVALVGKYIDLPDAYLSVTEALRAGGFAHNAKTKIRWVASDLCASEEGAAKALDGVDAICVPGGFGVRGLDGKIGALRHARENGIPALGLCLGLQTMVMEYARNVVGLPEANSTEFDPQTQFPVIATMEEQKDIVDGAGDLGGTMRLGAYEAALAEGSVVAEAYGTTRITERHRHRYEVNNAYREQLSEAGLVFSGTSPDGTLVEFVELPAEKHPYYVSTQAHPELKSRPTNPHPLFAGLIGAGLARRG, via the coding sequence CTGATAGGATGGAACCCCGTGGCGCAGCGAAATAATTCACGGAACCAGAACAGCCTCCCTACTACTCGACAGATCTTTGTCACCGGAGGCGTCGTCTCCTCCCTCGGCAAAGGCCTGACCGCATCATCACTGGGGCATCTGCTCCGCGCGCGGGGTCTCTCCGTGGTCATGCAGAAGCTCGATCCCTATCTGAACGTGGATCCGGGCACGATGAACCCCTTCCAGCACGGCGAAGTCTTCGTCACCGAGGACGGGGCAGAGACCGACCTGGACATCGGGCACTACGAGCGCTTCCTGGACGAGAACCTCGATGGCCTGAACAATGTCACCACCGGGCAGGTCTACTCCTCAGTCATCGAGAAGGAACGCCGCGGCGACTACCTCGGGGACACCGTTCAGGTGATCCCGCACATCACTGACGAGATCAAGCGCCGCATGCGCCTTCCCGCCGACGAGGCAGGCGAGGACAACGCTCCCGACATCATCATCACCGAGATCGGCGGCACCGTCGGTGACATCGAGTCTCAGCCCTTCCTGGAGGCGGCCCGTCAGGTCCGCCAGGACATCGGGCGGGAGAACGTGTTCTTCCTCCATGTCTCTCTGGTCCCCTTCATCGGACCCAGCCAGGAGCTGAAGACCAAGCCCACTCAGCACTCCGTGGCCGCTCTGCGCTCCATCGGTATCCAGCCCGACGGCATCGTGCTGCGGTCAGGCCACGAGCTGCCCCAGGAGATCCGGGGCAAGATCTCCCGGATGTGCGATGTGGCCGAGGACGCAGTGATCAACTGCCCGGACGCTCCGAGCATCTATGACATCCCGCGGATCCTGCATAAGCAGGCGATCGACGCCTATGTGGTCCAGTCGCTGGATCTGAAGTTCCAGGACGTGAACTGGGAGACCTGGAACAAGCTGCTCAACACCGTCCACCACCCGGATCACGAGGTGGAGGTGGCTCTGGTCGGCAAGTACATCGATCTGCCCGACGCCTACCTCTCCGTGACGGAGGCGCTGCGGGCAGGCGGCTTCGCCCACAACGCCAAGACCAAGATCCGCTGGGTGGCCTCCGACCTCTGCGCTTCCGAAGAGGGCGCGGCCAAGGCGCTGGACGGGGTGGACGCGATCTGCGTGCCCGGCGGCTTCGGAGTGCGCGGTCTGGACGGCAAGATCGGTGCGCTGCGCCACGCCCGCGAGAACGGCATCCCCGCACTGGGCCTCTGCCTGGGCCTGCAGACCATGGTCATGGAGTACGCCCGCAACGTGGTGGGACTCCCGGAGGCCAACTCCACCGAGTTCGATCCGCAGACCCAGTTCCCGGTGATCGCCACCATGGAGGAGCAGAAGGACATCGTCGACGGCGCCGGCGACCTCGGCGGCACGATGCGTCTGGGCGCCTACGAGGCCGCTCTGGCCGAGGGCAGCGTCGTGGCCGAAGCCTACGGCACCACGCGGATCACCGAGCGCCACCGCCACCGCTACGAGGTCAACAACGCCTACCGGGAGCAGCTCTCCGAGGCAGGGCTGGTCTTCTCCGGGACCTCTCCGGACGGCACTCTGGTGGAGTTCGTGGAGCTTCCCGCCGAGAAGCACCCCTACTACGTCTCCACCCAGGCTCACCCTGAGCTGAAGTCCCGGCCGACCAACCCGCACCCGCTCTTCGCGGGACTGATCGGGGCCGGTCTGGCCCGCCGCGGCTGA
- the prpB gene encoding methylisocitrate lyase, translated as MLYAQTTPEQKRRNLREMLTPGAARQFPGSFTPLSAPLIEEKEFDGLYVSGAVLANELGLPDVGLTTLSEVAQRAGQIARLTNLPTLVDADTGFGEPMNVARTVQELENAGIAGCHIEDQFNPKRCGHLDGKNMVDLETATKRIRAAAEGRRDENFLVMARTDLRATEGLDAAIDRAKALVDAGADALFPEALRSVEEFEAVCSAVEVPILANMTEFGKSELYTRDQLASAGVALIIYPVTSLRSAMGAVERTLDTLRSEGTQQAAVDQMMTRARLYELVDYEAYNTFDSGIFNFEVPQQHTT; from the coding sequence ATGCTCTACGCGCAGACCACCCCCGAACAGAAGCGCAGAAACCTCCGAGAGATGCTGACCCCGGGGGCCGCTCGGCAGTTCCCCGGCAGCTTCACCCCACTGAGCGCACCGCTGATCGAAGAGAAGGAATTCGACGGGCTCTACGTCTCCGGAGCGGTGTTGGCCAACGAGTTGGGGCTGCCCGACGTCGGGCTGACCACGCTGAGCGAAGTGGCCCAGCGGGCCGGGCAGATCGCCCGGCTGACCAACCTTCCCACGTTGGTGGATGCCGACACCGGCTTCGGCGAACCGATGAACGTGGCCCGCACCGTGCAGGAGCTGGAGAACGCCGGGATCGCCGGCTGCCACATCGAAGACCAGTTCAACCCCAAGCGCTGCGGGCATCTGGACGGGAAGAACATGGTGGACCTGGAGACGGCCACCAAGAGGATCCGCGCTGCGGCCGAAGGACGACGCGACGAGAACTTCCTGGTCATGGCCCGCACCGATCTTCGGGCCACAGAGGGTCTGGATGCTGCGATCGACCGGGCCAAGGCCCTGGTGGACGCCGGAGCCGACGCCCTCTTCCCGGAAGCGCTGCGCAGCGTGGAGGAGTTCGAGGCGGTCTGCTCCGCCGTCGAGGTGCCGATCCTGGCCAATATGACCGAGTTCGGAAAGTCCGAACTCTATACGCGAGACCAGCTGGCCTCAGCCGGCGTCGCGCTGATCATCTATCCGGTGACCTCGCTGCGCTCTGCCATGGGCGCTGTGGAGCGCACGCTGGACACCCTGCGCAGCGAGGGGACCCAGCAGGCCGCGGTGGACCAGATGATGACCCGCGCGCGGCTCTACGAGCTGGTCGACTACGAGGCCTACAACACCTTCGACAGCGGCATCTTCAATTTCGAGGTACCCCAGCAACACACGACCTGA
- a CDS encoding site-specific tyrosine recombinase XerD, which yields MKVEERYRRLRAQVPSTAIGTEITDYLTHLRIERGSSENTLSSYRNDLLRYGAFLLEQQIDEPRQIEEALIAEFLRTVSTGEDGGSAMAERSLARILASVRGLHKYWAQEGRTGHDPAAHVTAPKPTETLPKALSVEQVGRLLEAPSPATSLGLRDRALLEFLYATGARITEAVSLDVDDVYVISQRADAGVPGHPEAEEDTGASDQLVVVRVTGKGDKQRLVPVGTYAQQAISNYLTAGRPELADAVARSSAKTRRAPSPALFLNKLGGRLSRQSAWTILQRHAEAAGIEQEVSPHTLRHSCATHMLDGGAGIRMVQEMLGHASVTTTQIYTKVTAEALQEQYASAHPRAR from the coding sequence ATGAAGGTGGAGGAGCGCTACCGACGGCTGCGTGCCCAGGTGCCCTCCACCGCCATCGGAACGGAGATCACCGACTATCTGACCCACCTGCGGATCGAACGGGGCTCCTCGGAGAACACGCTGAGCTCCTACCGCAATGATCTGCTGCGCTACGGGGCCTTCCTGCTGGAGCAGCAGATCGACGAGCCTCGGCAGATCGAAGAGGCCCTGATCGCCGAGTTCCTGCGCACGGTCAGCACAGGGGAGGACGGCGGATCCGCCATGGCGGAGCGTTCCCTGGCCCGGATCCTCGCCTCCGTGCGCGGTCTGCACAAGTACTGGGCCCAGGAGGGCCGGACCGGCCATGACCCGGCGGCCCACGTCACTGCTCCCAAGCCCACGGAGACTCTGCCCAAGGCGCTCAGCGTCGAGCAGGTCGGGCGTCTGCTCGAGGCCCCCAGCCCCGCCACCTCCCTGGGGCTGCGCGATCGTGCCCTGTTGGAGTTCCTCTACGCCACCGGAGCCCGCATCACCGAGGCCGTCTCCCTCGATGTAGATGACGTCTACGTCATCTCTCAGAGAGCGGATGCAGGGGTCCCCGGGCACCCGGAGGCGGAGGAGGACACGGGGGCTTCGGACCAGCTCGTCGTCGTCCGTGTCACCGGGAAGGGAGACAAGCAGCGCCTGGTGCCGGTGGGCACCTATGCTCAGCAGGCGATCAGCAACTATCTGACCGCCGGGCGGCCGGAGCTGGCCGACGCGGTGGCGAGGTCCTCGGCGAAGACCCGCCGGGCGCCGTCGCCGGCTCTGTTCCTGAACAAGCTCGGCGGCCGGCTCTCCCGGCAGTCGGCCTGGACCATCCTGCAGCGGCACGCGGAGGCCGCCGGCATCGAGCAGGAGGTCTCACCCCATACGCTGCGCCACTCCTGCGCCACCCATATGCTCGACGGCGGGGCCGGCATCCGGATGGTCCAGGAGATGCTGGGCCACGCCTCGGTCACCACCACGCAGATCTATACCAAGGTCACCGCTGAGGCGCTCCAGGAGCAGTACGCCTCCGCGCATCCCCGCGCCCGCTGA
- a CDS encoding GntR family transcriptional regulator, translating into MRASDAAYTALRDDIVEGRLAPDTVLGEVEQSERLGVSRTPVREAFSRLTAAGLAVQAPGRGTVVSPISLADVDHLFELRIPLETQAAHLAALRAEPEPFTSLAEEFAAVAARGAGAERGAGAPPASTSEYYRLAAELDAALDAAVANPYLSTALQSLRVHLVRIRRLAQDEPQRLTASAYEHRDICRAIAAADPELARAATAVHLRRSLAYIKNAAENQTPQEDPLRKESVPS; encoded by the coding sequence ATGCGAGCGAGTGACGCAGCGTACACCGCACTGCGCGACGACATTGTGGAGGGCCGTCTGGCTCCGGACACCGTCCTCGGAGAGGTCGAGCAGTCCGAACGTCTGGGCGTGTCCCGGACCCCTGTCCGCGAGGCCTTCTCACGACTGACCGCCGCCGGCCTGGCCGTCCAGGCCCCCGGACGAGGGACAGTGGTCAGCCCGATCTCCCTGGCCGATGTGGACCATCTCTTCGAGCTGCGGATCCCGCTGGAGACCCAGGCTGCGCATCTGGCCGCGCTGCGCGCAGAGCCCGAGCCATTCACCTCCTTGGCCGAAGAGTTCGCCGCGGTGGCTGCGCGGGGTGCCGGTGCCGAGCGGGGCGCCGGGGCCCCGCCGGCGAGCACCTCGGAGTACTACCGGCTGGCCGCAGAGCTCGACGCCGCCCTGGACGCCGCCGTGGCCAACCCGTACCTGAGCACCGCGCTGCAGTCGCTGCGGGTCCATCTGGTGCGCATCCGGCGTCTGGCGCAGGACGAGCCGCAGCGGCTGACCGCATCCGCCTACGAGCACCGCGACATCTGCCGCGCCATCGCCGCCGCGGACCCCGAACTGGCCCGAGCCGCCACGGCCGTGCACCTGCGCCGCAGCCTGGCCTACATCAAGAACGCCGCTGAGAACCAGACCCCTCAGGAAGACCCCCTACGGAAGGAATCGGTCCCCTCATGA
- a CDS encoding ScpA family protein has product MPEEAESTSGFSVSLENFDGPFDLLLGLIAKRQMDVTTVALSAVTDEFVAYVRELSHEKALDESSNFILIAATLLDLKAAQLLPSGEVESEEDIAALEARDLLFARLLQYRAFKQIAGHIRQAAEQNEGRFPRLPGTDPQLAGLMPELVFKTTPEDLAAIAQKAFARPAAEPDDVRLEHLHAHAVNIREEMETMTAALRAAGTVSFSDLVADAANRLVVVVRFLGLLELFRDRDVELEQETPLGELTVTWAGAQSGETEALSRAEGEWNDE; this is encoded by the coding sequence GTGCCGGAGGAGGCTGAGTCCACCTCGGGCTTCTCCGTCTCCCTGGAGAACTTCGACGGACCCTTCGATCTGCTGCTGGGGCTGATCGCCAAACGGCAGATGGATGTCACCACTGTCGCCCTGTCGGCTGTGACCGACGAGTTCGTCGCCTACGTCCGCGAGCTCTCCCACGAGAAGGCGCTGGATGAGTCCTCCAACTTCATCCTGATCGCCGCCACGCTGTTGGATCTGAAGGCCGCCCAGCTGCTGCCCAGCGGAGAGGTCGAATCCGAAGAGGATATCGCCGCCCTGGAGGCTCGCGATCTGCTCTTCGCCCGGCTGCTGCAGTACCGAGCCTTCAAACAGATCGCCGGTCACATCCGTCAGGCGGCGGAGCAGAACGAGGGCCGCTTCCCGCGCCTGCCCGGCACCGACCCCCAGCTGGCCGGGCTCATGCCCGAGCTGGTCTTCAAGACCACTCCGGAAGACCTCGCCGCCATCGCGCAGAAGGCCTTCGCCCGTCCCGCTGCGGAGCCCGATGACGTCCGCCTGGAGCATCTGCACGCCCATGCGGTCAACATCCGTGAGGAGATGGAGACCATGACCGCTGCCCTGCGTGCGGCCGGGACGGTCAGCTTCTCGGACCTGGTGGCCGACGCGGCCAACCGGCTGGTCGTCGTCGTACGCTTCCTGGGCCTGCTGGAGCTGTTCCGGGACCGCGATGTGGAGCTGGAGCAGGAGACGCCCCTGGGGGAGCTGACCGTCACCTGGGCCGGAGCCCAGAGCGGAGAGACCGAGGCCCTGAGCCGTGCTGAAGGGGAGTGGAACGATGAGTGA